One genomic segment of Odocoileus virginianus isolate 20LAN1187 ecotype Illinois chromosome 17, Ovbor_1.2, whole genome shotgun sequence includes these proteins:
- the SREBF1 gene encoding sterol regulatory element-binding protein 1 isoform X2 — translation MDCTFEDMLQLINNQDSDFPGLFDPPYAGGGAGTTDPSSPDASSPGSLSPPPSTMSSSLEGFLGATKATPPPLSPPQPAPTPLKMYPSVPAFSPGPGIKEEPVPLTILQPTTSQPLPGALLPQSVAATTPPQFSSAPLVGYPSPPGGFSTGTPPGNSLQSLPGLPLASLPGVPPISLHSQVQSAAPQQLLTATATPTVAPGATAVTSQIQQVPVLLQPHFIKADSLLLTTVKTDVGAPLKTPGIRSLGPGTAMQAAPLQTLVSGGAILATVPLVVDTDKLPINRLAGGKAPGSAQSRGEKRTAHNAIEKRYRSSINDKIVELKDLVVGTEAKLNKSAVLRKAIDYIRFLQHSNRKLKQENLSLRTAVHKSKSLKDLVSACSSGGSTDVPMEGMKPDVVDTLSPPPSDAGSPSQSSPLSLGSRGSSSGGSGSDSEPDSPVFEDGQVKPEPLPAPHSQGMLDRSRLALCALVFLCLSCNPLASLLGSRGPAGPSDTTSINHHPGRSMLGAEGRDGPGWAPWLLPPLVWLMNGLLVLLSLALLFVYGEPVTRPHSRPAVHFWRHRKQADLDLARGDFAQAAQQLWLALRALGRPLPTSHLDLACSLLWSLIRHLLQRLWVGRWLAGWAGGLRRDRALQADARTSARDAALVYHKLHQLHTMGKYSGGHLAAANLALSALNLAECAGDAVSVATLAEIYVAAALRVKASLPRVLHFLTRFFLSSARQACLAQSGSVPLAMQWLCHPVGHRFFVDGSWALCSAPRDSLYSVAGNPVDPLAQVTQLFREHLLERALNCVAQPSPSPGSAEGDKEFSDALGYLQLLNSCSDVAGAPACSFSISSSMAATPGTDPVAKWWASLTAVVTHWLRRDEEAAERLYPLVEHLPRALQESEKPLPRAALHSFKAARAILGRGKAESGPASLAMCEKASGYLQDSLATTPADSSIDKAMQLLLCDLLLVARTSLWQRQKLPAPTQASQGPGGGAQASALELRGFQRDLSGLRRLAQNVRPAMRRVFLHEATARLMAGASPARTHQLLDRSLRRRVGPCKGGAAAELESRPTRREQAEVLLLASCYLPPGFLSAPGQRVGMLAEAARTLEKLGDRRLLHDCQQMLMRLGGGTTVTSS, via the exons ATGGACTGCACTTTCGAAG ACATGCTTCAGCTCATCAACAACCAAGACAGCGACTTCCCGGGCCTGTTCGACCCGCCCTATGCTGGGGGCGGAGCCGGGACCACAGACCCCTCCAGTCCCGATGCCAGCTCCCCAGGCAGCCTGTCCCCACCTCCTTCCACGATGAGCTCCTCACTTGAAGGCTTCCTGGGGGCGACCAAGGCGACACCCCCACCCttgtcccctccccagcctgcacCCACCCCCCTGAAGATGTACCCATCTGTGCCTGCCTTCTCCCCGGGGCCTGGGATCAAAGAGGAGCCAGTGCCCCTGACCATCCTCCAGCCCAccacctcccagcccctgcccggGGCTCTCCTGCCACAGAGCGTTGCGGCCACCACCCCACCGCAGTTCAGCTCTGCCCCGCTTGTGGGTTACCCCAGCCCTCCGGGAGGCTTCTCCACAG GGACCCCTCCGGGGAACAGCTTGCAGTCACTGCCTGGCCTGCCACTGGCTTCCCTGCCAGGGGTCCCGCCCATCTCCTTGCACAGCCAGGTTCAGAGTGCGGCCCCCCAGCAGCTGTTGACAGCCACAGCCACCCCCACAGTGGCCCCTGGAGCAACCGCTGTGACCTCCCAGATACAGCAGGTCCCG GTCCTGCTGCAGCCCCACTTCATCAAGGCAGACTCGTTGCTTCTGACGACTGTGAAAACAGACGTGGGAGCCCCCTTGAAAACACCGGGCATCCGCTCCCTGGGCCCTGGCACTGCCATGCAAGCAGCGCCCTTGCAG ACCCTGGTGAGTGGTGGAGCCATCCTGGCCACAGTGCCGCTGGTAGTGGACACTGACAAGCTGCCCATCAACCGACTTGCCGGTGGTAAGGCTCCAGGCTCGGCACAAAGCCGTGGTGAGAAGCGTACAGCCCACAATGCCATCGAGAAACGCTACCGCTCTTCCATCAACGACAAGATTGTTGAGCTCAAGGACCTGGTGGTGGGCACTGAGGCCAAG ctGAATAAATCTGCCGTCTTGCGCAAGGCCATCGACTATATCCGCTTCCTTCAGCACAGCAACCGGAAGCTCAAGCAGGAGAACCTGAGTCTGCGCACTGCTGTCCACAAAAGCA AATCACTGAAGGACCTGGTGTCGGCCTGCAGCAGTGGAGGTAGCACAGACGTGCCCATGGAGGGCATGAAACCAGACGTGGTGGACACCCTGAGCCCGCCCCCCTCAGACGCTGGCTCGCCCTCCCAGAGCAGCCCCTTGTCCCTTGGCAGCAGGGGCAGTAGCAGCGGTGGAAGTGGCAGTGACTCGGAGCCTGACAGCCCGGTCTTTGAGGACGGCCAG GTGAAGCCAGAGCCGCTGCCTGCCCCCCACAGCCAGGGCATGCTGGACCGCTCTCGCCTGGCCCTGTGTGCGCTcgtcttcctctgtctctcctgcAACCCCTTGGCCTCCCTGCTGGGCAGCCGGGGTCCTGCTGGCCCCTCCGACACCACCAGCATCAACCACCATCCCGGGCGCAGCATGCTGGGTGCTGAGGGCAGAG ATGGCCCTGGCTGGGCCCCATGGCTGCTGCCCCCATTGGTCTGGCTGATGAATGGGCTGCTGGTGCTTCTCTCCTTGGCGCTTCTCTTTGTCTACGGAGAACCAGTCACTCGGCCCCACTCACGCCCTGCCGTGCACTTCTGGAGGCATCGCAAGCAGGCCGACCTGGACCTAGCCCGG GGGGACTTTGCCCAGGCTGCCCAGCAGCTGTGGCTGGCCCTGCGGGCCTTGGGCCGgcctctgcccacctcccaccTGGACCTGGCCTGCAGCCTGCTCTGGAGCCTCATCCGCCACCTACTGCAGCGTCTCTGGGTGGGCCGCTGGCTGGCCGGCTGGGCAGGGGGCCTACGAAGGGACAGGGCCCTACAGGCAGACGCTCGCACCAGCGCCCGTGACGCGGCCCTCGTCTACCACAAGCTGCACCAGCTGCACACTATGG GGAAGTACTCAGGTGGGCACCTCGCTGCTGCCAACCTGGCGCTGAGTGCCCTGAACCTGGCTGAGTGCGCAGGAGACGCCGTGTCCGTAGCCACGCTGGCTGAGATCTATGTGGCCGCTGCACTCAGGGTCAAGGCCAGTCTGCCCCGGGTCTTGCATTTTCTGACA CGCTTCTTCCTGAGCAGTGCCCGCCAGGCCTGCCTAGCACAGAGCGGCTCAGTGCCCCTTGCCATGCAGTGGCTCTGCCACCCTGTGGGCCACCGTTTCTTCGTGGATGGCAGCTGGGCCCTGTGCAGCGCCCCGAGGGACAGCTTGTACAGCGTGGCTGGGAACCCAG TGGATCCCCTGGCCCAGGTGACTCAACTGTTCCGTGAACATCTCTTGGAGCGAGCACTGAATTGtgtggcccagcccagccccagccctggatCAGCTGAGGGGGACAA GGAGTTCTCAGATGCCCTGGGGTACCTGCAGCTGCTGAACAGCTGTTCGGATGTGGCCGGGGCTCCTGCCTGCAGCTTCTCCATCAGCTCCAGCATGGCTGCCACCCCCG GCACAGACCCGGTGGCCAAGTGGTGGGCCTCTTTGACAGCTGTGGTGACCCACTGGCTTCGGCGGGATGAGGAGGCAGCCGAAAGGCTGTACCCGCTGGTGGAGCACCTGCCCCGTGCCCTGCAGGAGTCCGA GAAACCCCTGCCCAGGGCAGCTCTGCACTCCTTCAAGGCTGCCCGGGCCATCCTAGGCCGCGGGAAGGCTGAGTCTGGCCCAGCCAGCCTGGCAATGTGTGAGAAGGCCAGTGGGTACCTACAGGATAGCTTGGCCACCACACCAGCTGACAGCTCCATTGACAAG GCCATGCAGCTGCTCCTGTGTGACCTGCTCCTTGTGGCACGCACCAGCCTCTGGCAGCGGCAGAAGCTGCCGGCACCCACCCAGGCCTCTCAGGGCCCTGGAGGCGGGGCCCAGGCCTCTGCCCTTGAGCTTCGTGGTTTCCAGAGGGACCTGAGTGGCCTGAGGCGTCTGGCACAGAATGTCCGGCCTGCCATGCGGAGG GTGTTCCTACATGAAGCCACTGCCCGACTGATGGCAGGGGCCAGCCCGGCGCGGACACACCAGCTCCTGGATCGCAGCCTGAGGAGGAGGGTCGGCCCCTGCAAAGGAG GCGCGGCGGCGGAGCTGGAGTCGCGGCCCACGAGGCGGGAGCAGGCGGAGGTTTTGCTGCTGGCCTCCTGCTACCTGCCTCCCGGCTTCCTGTCGGCTCCCGGGCAGCGCGTGGGCATGCTGGCCGAGGCGGCGCGCACTCTCGAGAAGCTCGGTGACCGCCGGCTGCTGCACGACTGTCAGCAGATGCTCATGCGCCTGGGCGGCGGGACCACTGTGACCTCCAGCTAG
- the SREBF1 gene encoding sterol regulatory element-binding protein 1 isoform X3, whose translation MDEPPFSEAALELALAEPCELDAALLTDIEGASGALGSARRRSRAGDAERTGPGRETMDCTFEDMLQLINNQDSDFPGLFDPPYAGGGAGTTDPSSPDASSPGSLSPPPSTMSSSLEGFLGATKATPPPLSPPQPAPTPLKMYPSVPAFSPGPGIKEEPVPLTILQPTTSQPLPGALLPQSVAATTPPQFSSAPLVGYPSPPGGFSTGTPPGNSLQSLPGLPLASLPGVPPISLHSQVQSAAPQQLLTATATPTVAPGATAVTSQIQQVPVLLQPHFIKADSLLLTTVKTDVGAPLKTPGIRSLGPGTAMQAAPLQTLVSGGAILATVPLVVDTDKLPINRLAGGKAPGSAQSRGEKRTAHNAIEKRYRSSINDKIVELKDLVVGTEAKLNKSAVLRKAIDYIRFLQHSNRKLKQENLSLRTAVHKSKSLKDLVSACSSGGSTDVPMEGMKPDVVDTLSPPPSDAGSPSQSSPLSLGSRGSSSGGSGSDSEPDSPVFEDGQVKPEPLPAPHSQGMLDRSRLALCALVFLCLSCNPLASLLGSRGPAGPSDTTSINHHPGRSMLGAEGRDGPGWAPWLLPPLVWLMNGLLVLLSLALLFVYGEPVTRPHSRPAVHFWRHRKQADLDLARGDFAQAAQQLWLALRALGRPLPTSHLDLACSLLWSLIRHLLQRLWVGRWLAGWAGGLRRDRALQADARTSARDAALVYHKLHQLHTMGKYSGGHLAAANLALSALNLAECAGDAVSVATLAEIYVAAALRVKASLPRVLHFLTRFFLSSARQACLAQSGSVPLAMQWLCHPVGHRFFVDGSWALCSAPRDSLYSVAGNPVDPLAQVTQLFREHLLERALNCVAQPSPSPGSAEGDKEFSDALGYLQLLNSCSDVAGAPACSFSISSSMAATPGTDPVAKWWASLTAVVTHWLRRDEEAAERLYPLVEHLPRALQESEKPLPRAALHSFKAARAILGRGKAESGPASLAMCEKASGYLQDSLATTPADSSIDKAMQLLLCDLLLVARTSLWQRQKLPAPTQASQGPGGGAQASALELRGFQRDLSGLRRLAQNVRPAMRRVFLHEATARLMAGASPARTHQLLDRSLRRRVGPCKGGAAAELESRPTRREQAEVLLLASCYLPPGFLSAPGQRVGMLAEAARTLEKLGDRRLLHDCQQMLMRLGGGTTVTSS comes from the exons ACGGGCCCGGGCCGCGAAACCATGGACTGCACTTTCGAAG ACATGCTTCAGCTCATCAACAACCAAGACAGCGACTTCCCGGGCCTGTTCGACCCGCCCTATGCTGGGGGCGGAGCCGGGACCACAGACCCCTCCAGTCCCGATGCCAGCTCCCCAGGCAGCCTGTCCCCACCTCCTTCCACGATGAGCTCCTCACTTGAAGGCTTCCTGGGGGCGACCAAGGCGACACCCCCACCCttgtcccctccccagcctgcacCCACCCCCCTGAAGATGTACCCATCTGTGCCTGCCTTCTCCCCGGGGCCTGGGATCAAAGAGGAGCCAGTGCCCCTGACCATCCTCCAGCCCAccacctcccagcccctgcccggGGCTCTCCTGCCACAGAGCGTTGCGGCCACCACCCCACCGCAGTTCAGCTCTGCCCCGCTTGTGGGTTACCCCAGCCCTCCGGGAGGCTTCTCCACAG GGACCCCTCCGGGGAACAGCTTGCAGTCACTGCCTGGCCTGCCACTGGCTTCCCTGCCAGGGGTCCCGCCCATCTCCTTGCACAGCCAGGTTCAGAGTGCGGCCCCCCAGCAGCTGTTGACAGCCACAGCCACCCCCACAGTGGCCCCTGGAGCAACCGCTGTGACCTCCCAGATACAGCAGGTCCCG GTCCTGCTGCAGCCCCACTTCATCAAGGCAGACTCGTTGCTTCTGACGACTGTGAAAACAGACGTGGGAGCCCCCTTGAAAACACCGGGCATCCGCTCCCTGGGCCCTGGCACTGCCATGCAAGCAGCGCCCTTGCAG ACCCTGGTGAGTGGTGGAGCCATCCTGGCCACAGTGCCGCTGGTAGTGGACACTGACAAGCTGCCCATCAACCGACTTGCCGGTGGTAAGGCTCCAGGCTCGGCACAAAGCCGTGGTGAGAAGCGTACAGCCCACAATGCCATCGAGAAACGCTACCGCTCTTCCATCAACGACAAGATTGTTGAGCTCAAGGACCTGGTGGTGGGCACTGAGGCCAAG ctGAATAAATCTGCCGTCTTGCGCAAGGCCATCGACTATATCCGCTTCCTTCAGCACAGCAACCGGAAGCTCAAGCAGGAGAACCTGAGTCTGCGCACTGCTGTCCACAAAAGCA AATCACTGAAGGACCTGGTGTCGGCCTGCAGCAGTGGAGGTAGCACAGACGTGCCCATGGAGGGCATGAAACCAGACGTGGTGGACACCCTGAGCCCGCCCCCCTCAGACGCTGGCTCGCCCTCCCAGAGCAGCCCCTTGTCCCTTGGCAGCAGGGGCAGTAGCAGCGGTGGAAGTGGCAGTGACTCGGAGCCTGACAGCCCGGTCTTTGAGGACGGCCAG GTGAAGCCAGAGCCGCTGCCTGCCCCCCACAGCCAGGGCATGCTGGACCGCTCTCGCCTGGCCCTGTGTGCGCTcgtcttcctctgtctctcctgcAACCCCTTGGCCTCCCTGCTGGGCAGCCGGGGTCCTGCTGGCCCCTCCGACACCACCAGCATCAACCACCATCCCGGGCGCAGCATGCTGGGTGCTGAGGGCAGAG ATGGCCCTGGCTGGGCCCCATGGCTGCTGCCCCCATTGGTCTGGCTGATGAATGGGCTGCTGGTGCTTCTCTCCTTGGCGCTTCTCTTTGTCTACGGAGAACCAGTCACTCGGCCCCACTCACGCCCTGCCGTGCACTTCTGGAGGCATCGCAAGCAGGCCGACCTGGACCTAGCCCGG GGGGACTTTGCCCAGGCTGCCCAGCAGCTGTGGCTGGCCCTGCGGGCCTTGGGCCGgcctctgcccacctcccaccTGGACCTGGCCTGCAGCCTGCTCTGGAGCCTCATCCGCCACCTACTGCAGCGTCTCTGGGTGGGCCGCTGGCTGGCCGGCTGGGCAGGGGGCCTACGAAGGGACAGGGCCCTACAGGCAGACGCTCGCACCAGCGCCCGTGACGCGGCCCTCGTCTACCACAAGCTGCACCAGCTGCACACTATGG GGAAGTACTCAGGTGGGCACCTCGCTGCTGCCAACCTGGCGCTGAGTGCCCTGAACCTGGCTGAGTGCGCAGGAGACGCCGTGTCCGTAGCCACGCTGGCTGAGATCTATGTGGCCGCTGCACTCAGGGTCAAGGCCAGTCTGCCCCGGGTCTTGCATTTTCTGACA CGCTTCTTCCTGAGCAGTGCCCGCCAGGCCTGCCTAGCACAGAGCGGCTCAGTGCCCCTTGCCATGCAGTGGCTCTGCCACCCTGTGGGCCACCGTTTCTTCGTGGATGGCAGCTGGGCCCTGTGCAGCGCCCCGAGGGACAGCTTGTACAGCGTGGCTGGGAACCCAG TGGATCCCCTGGCCCAGGTGACTCAACTGTTCCGTGAACATCTCTTGGAGCGAGCACTGAATTGtgtggcccagcccagccccagccctggatCAGCTGAGGGGGACAA GGAGTTCTCAGATGCCCTGGGGTACCTGCAGCTGCTGAACAGCTGTTCGGATGTGGCCGGGGCTCCTGCCTGCAGCTTCTCCATCAGCTCCAGCATGGCTGCCACCCCCG GCACAGACCCGGTGGCCAAGTGGTGGGCCTCTTTGACAGCTGTGGTGACCCACTGGCTTCGGCGGGATGAGGAGGCAGCCGAAAGGCTGTACCCGCTGGTGGAGCACCTGCCCCGTGCCCTGCAGGAGTCCGA GAAACCCCTGCCCAGGGCAGCTCTGCACTCCTTCAAGGCTGCCCGGGCCATCCTAGGCCGCGGGAAGGCTGAGTCTGGCCCAGCCAGCCTGGCAATGTGTGAGAAGGCCAGTGGGTACCTACAGGATAGCTTGGCCACCACACCAGCTGACAGCTCCATTGACAAG GCCATGCAGCTGCTCCTGTGTGACCTGCTCCTTGTGGCACGCACCAGCCTCTGGCAGCGGCAGAAGCTGCCGGCACCCACCCAGGCCTCTCAGGGCCCTGGAGGCGGGGCCCAGGCCTCTGCCCTTGAGCTTCGTGGTTTCCAGAGGGACCTGAGTGGCCTGAGGCGTCTGGCACAGAATGTCCGGCCTGCCATGCGGAGG GTGTTCCTACATGAAGCCACTGCCCGACTGATGGCAGGGGCCAGCCCGGCGCGGACACACCAGCTCCTGGATCGCAGCCTGAGGAGGAGGGTCGGCCCCTGCAAAGGAG GCGCGGCGGCGGAGCTGGAGTCGCGGCCCACGAGGCGGGAGCAGGCGGAGGTTTTGCTGCTGGCCTCCTGCTACCTGCCTCCCGGCTTCCTGTCGGCTCCCGGGCAGCGCGTGGGCATGCTGGCCGAGGCGGCGCGCACTCTCGAGAAGCTCGGTGACCGCCGGCTGCTGCACGACTGTCAGCAGATGCTCATGCGCCTGGGCGGCGGGACCACTGTGACCTCCAGCTAG
- the SREBF1 gene encoding sterol regulatory element-binding protein 1 isoform X1, which yields MDEPPFSEAALELALAEPCELDAALLTDIEDMLQLINNQDSDFPGLFDPPYAGGGAGTTDPSSPDASSPGSLSPPPSTMSSSLEGFLGATKATPPPLSPPQPAPTPLKMYPSVPAFSPGPGIKEEPVPLTILQPTTSQPLPGALLPQSVAATTPPQFSSAPLVGYPSPPGGFSTGTPPGNSLQSLPGLPLASLPGVPPISLHSQVQSAAPQQLLTATATPTVAPGATAVTSQIQQVPVLLQPHFIKADSLLLTTVKTDVGAPLKTPGIRSLGPGTAMQAAPLQTLVSGGAILATVPLVVDTDKLPINRLAGGKAPGSAQSRGEKRTAHNAIEKRYRSSINDKIVELKDLVVGTEAKLNKSAVLRKAIDYIRFLQHSNRKLKQENLSLRTAVHKSKSLKDLVSACSSGGSTDVPMEGMKPDVVDTLSPPPSDAGSPSQSSPLSLGSRGSSSGGSGSDSEPDSPVFEDGQVKPEPLPAPHSQGMLDRSRLALCALVFLCLSCNPLASLLGSRGPAGPSDTTSINHHPGRSMLGAEGRDGPGWAPWLLPPLVWLMNGLLVLLSLALLFVYGEPVTRPHSRPAVHFWRHRKQADLDLARGDFAQAAQQLWLALRALGRPLPTSHLDLACSLLWSLIRHLLQRLWVGRWLAGWAGGLRRDRALQADARTSARDAALVYHKLHQLHTMGKYSGGHLAAANLALSALNLAECAGDAVSVATLAEIYVAAALRVKASLPRVLHFLTRFFLSSARQACLAQSGSVPLAMQWLCHPVGHRFFVDGSWALCSAPRDSLYSVAGNPVDPLAQVTQLFREHLLERALNCVAQPSPSPGSAEGDKEFSDALGYLQLLNSCSDVAGAPACSFSISSSMAATPGTDPVAKWWASLTAVVTHWLRRDEEAAERLYPLVEHLPRALQESEKPLPRAALHSFKAARAILGRGKAESGPASLAMCEKASGYLQDSLATTPADSSIDKAMQLLLCDLLLVARTSLWQRQKLPAPTQASQGPGGGAQASALELRGFQRDLSGLRRLAQNVRPAMRRVFLHEATARLMAGASPARTHQLLDRSLRRRVGPCKGGAAAELESRPTRREQAEVLLLASCYLPPGFLSAPGQRVGMLAEAARTLEKLGDRRLLHDCQQMLMRLGGGTTVTSS from the exons ACATGCTTCAGCTCATCAACAACCAAGACAGCGACTTCCCGGGCCTGTTCGACCCGCCCTATGCTGGGGGCGGAGCCGGGACCACAGACCCCTCCAGTCCCGATGCCAGCTCCCCAGGCAGCCTGTCCCCACCTCCTTCCACGATGAGCTCCTCACTTGAAGGCTTCCTGGGGGCGACCAAGGCGACACCCCCACCCttgtcccctccccagcctgcacCCACCCCCCTGAAGATGTACCCATCTGTGCCTGCCTTCTCCCCGGGGCCTGGGATCAAAGAGGAGCCAGTGCCCCTGACCATCCTCCAGCCCAccacctcccagcccctgcccggGGCTCTCCTGCCACAGAGCGTTGCGGCCACCACCCCACCGCAGTTCAGCTCTGCCCCGCTTGTGGGTTACCCCAGCCCTCCGGGAGGCTTCTCCACAG GGACCCCTCCGGGGAACAGCTTGCAGTCACTGCCTGGCCTGCCACTGGCTTCCCTGCCAGGGGTCCCGCCCATCTCCTTGCACAGCCAGGTTCAGAGTGCGGCCCCCCAGCAGCTGTTGACAGCCACAGCCACCCCCACAGTGGCCCCTGGAGCAACCGCTGTGACCTCCCAGATACAGCAGGTCCCG GTCCTGCTGCAGCCCCACTTCATCAAGGCAGACTCGTTGCTTCTGACGACTGTGAAAACAGACGTGGGAGCCCCCTTGAAAACACCGGGCATCCGCTCCCTGGGCCCTGGCACTGCCATGCAAGCAGCGCCCTTGCAG ACCCTGGTGAGTGGTGGAGCCATCCTGGCCACAGTGCCGCTGGTAGTGGACACTGACAAGCTGCCCATCAACCGACTTGCCGGTGGTAAGGCTCCAGGCTCGGCACAAAGCCGTGGTGAGAAGCGTACAGCCCACAATGCCATCGAGAAACGCTACCGCTCTTCCATCAACGACAAGATTGTTGAGCTCAAGGACCTGGTGGTGGGCACTGAGGCCAAG ctGAATAAATCTGCCGTCTTGCGCAAGGCCATCGACTATATCCGCTTCCTTCAGCACAGCAACCGGAAGCTCAAGCAGGAGAACCTGAGTCTGCGCACTGCTGTCCACAAAAGCA AATCACTGAAGGACCTGGTGTCGGCCTGCAGCAGTGGAGGTAGCACAGACGTGCCCATGGAGGGCATGAAACCAGACGTGGTGGACACCCTGAGCCCGCCCCCCTCAGACGCTGGCTCGCCCTCCCAGAGCAGCCCCTTGTCCCTTGGCAGCAGGGGCAGTAGCAGCGGTGGAAGTGGCAGTGACTCGGAGCCTGACAGCCCGGTCTTTGAGGACGGCCAG GTGAAGCCAGAGCCGCTGCCTGCCCCCCACAGCCAGGGCATGCTGGACCGCTCTCGCCTGGCCCTGTGTGCGCTcgtcttcctctgtctctcctgcAACCCCTTGGCCTCCCTGCTGGGCAGCCGGGGTCCTGCTGGCCCCTCCGACACCACCAGCATCAACCACCATCCCGGGCGCAGCATGCTGGGTGCTGAGGGCAGAG ATGGCCCTGGCTGGGCCCCATGGCTGCTGCCCCCATTGGTCTGGCTGATGAATGGGCTGCTGGTGCTTCTCTCCTTGGCGCTTCTCTTTGTCTACGGAGAACCAGTCACTCGGCCCCACTCACGCCCTGCCGTGCACTTCTGGAGGCATCGCAAGCAGGCCGACCTGGACCTAGCCCGG GGGGACTTTGCCCAGGCTGCCCAGCAGCTGTGGCTGGCCCTGCGGGCCTTGGGCCGgcctctgcccacctcccaccTGGACCTGGCCTGCAGCCTGCTCTGGAGCCTCATCCGCCACCTACTGCAGCGTCTCTGGGTGGGCCGCTGGCTGGCCGGCTGGGCAGGGGGCCTACGAAGGGACAGGGCCCTACAGGCAGACGCTCGCACCAGCGCCCGTGACGCGGCCCTCGTCTACCACAAGCTGCACCAGCTGCACACTATGG GGAAGTACTCAGGTGGGCACCTCGCTGCTGCCAACCTGGCGCTGAGTGCCCTGAACCTGGCTGAGTGCGCAGGAGACGCCGTGTCCGTAGCCACGCTGGCTGAGATCTATGTGGCCGCTGCACTCAGGGTCAAGGCCAGTCTGCCCCGGGTCTTGCATTTTCTGACA CGCTTCTTCCTGAGCAGTGCCCGCCAGGCCTGCCTAGCACAGAGCGGCTCAGTGCCCCTTGCCATGCAGTGGCTCTGCCACCCTGTGGGCCACCGTTTCTTCGTGGATGGCAGCTGGGCCCTGTGCAGCGCCCCGAGGGACAGCTTGTACAGCGTGGCTGGGAACCCAG TGGATCCCCTGGCCCAGGTGACTCAACTGTTCCGTGAACATCTCTTGGAGCGAGCACTGAATTGtgtggcccagcccagccccagccctggatCAGCTGAGGGGGACAA GGAGTTCTCAGATGCCCTGGGGTACCTGCAGCTGCTGAACAGCTGTTCGGATGTGGCCGGGGCTCCTGCCTGCAGCTTCTCCATCAGCTCCAGCATGGCTGCCACCCCCG GCACAGACCCGGTGGCCAAGTGGTGGGCCTCTTTGACAGCTGTGGTGACCCACTGGCTTCGGCGGGATGAGGAGGCAGCCGAAAGGCTGTACCCGCTGGTGGAGCACCTGCCCCGTGCCCTGCAGGAGTCCGA GAAACCCCTGCCCAGGGCAGCTCTGCACTCCTTCAAGGCTGCCCGGGCCATCCTAGGCCGCGGGAAGGCTGAGTCTGGCCCAGCCAGCCTGGCAATGTGTGAGAAGGCCAGTGGGTACCTACAGGATAGCTTGGCCACCACACCAGCTGACAGCTCCATTGACAAG GCCATGCAGCTGCTCCTGTGTGACCTGCTCCTTGTGGCACGCACCAGCCTCTGGCAGCGGCAGAAGCTGCCGGCACCCACCCAGGCCTCTCAGGGCCCTGGAGGCGGGGCCCAGGCCTCTGCCCTTGAGCTTCGTGGTTTCCAGAGGGACCTGAGTGGCCTGAGGCGTCTGGCACAGAATGTCCGGCCTGCCATGCGGAGG GTGTTCCTACATGAAGCCACTGCCCGACTGATGGCAGGGGCCAGCCCGGCGCGGACACACCAGCTCCTGGATCGCAGCCTGAGGAGGAGGGTCGGCCCCTGCAAAGGAG GCGCGGCGGCGGAGCTGGAGTCGCGGCCCACGAGGCGGGAGCAGGCGGAGGTTTTGCTGCTGGCCTCCTGCTACCTGCCTCCCGGCTTCCTGTCGGCTCCCGGGCAGCGCGTGGGCATGCTGGCCGAGGCGGCGCGCACTCTCGAGAAGCTCGGTGACCGCCGGCTGCTGCACGACTGTCAGCAGATGCTCATGCGCCTGGGCGGCGGGACCACTGTGACCTCCAGCTAG